In a genomic window of Stegostoma tigrinum isolate sSteTig4 chromosome 43, sSteTig4.hap1, whole genome shotgun sequence:
- the LOC125449180 gene encoding uncharacterized protein LOC125449180 isoform X2, producing MHGPANGPFYAIYYPVLAAVGVPANSVAIVILSRGRCGLSLCISYYLLAIAVTDFLVIITAVILNRIGGIYFSSAN from the exons ATGCATGGGCCAGCAAATGGCCCCTTCTATGCAATCTACTATCCTGTCCTCGCTGCTGTTGGTGTCCCAG CCAATTCGGTGGCAATTGTAATCCTATCAAGAGGCCGTTGTGGTCTTTCTCTTTGCATCAGCTACTACCTCTTGGCAATAGCAGTGACCGATTTCCTTGTCATCATCACTGCCGTCATCCTCAACCGGATAGGCGGCATCTACTTCAG TTCGGCAAATTGA
- the LOC125449180 gene encoding probable G-protein coupled receptor 139 isoform X1 has protein sequence MHGPANGPFYAIYYPVLAAVGVPANSVAIVILSRGRCGLSLCISYYLLAIAVTDFLVIITAVILNRIGGIYFRYSVLSTTPGCTVSSVLVYATRDGSVWLTVAFTIDRFVAICCQRLKTRYCNEKTALQIIVVVCALSFLKNVPFFFTYQPLYIIENVPWFCDIIASFYISPFWQTYLWLDRILTPFLPFFFIMLLNALTVRHILVASRARKRLRGDQKHGDPEMVNRKKSIVLLFAISFSFLLLWVTYVGHFFYVQITGEAYFTGLDFNDPQYIFQETTNMLQLLSSCTNIFIYAVTQTKFREELKYLVMYPFITIIGCFHR, from the exons ATGCATGGGCCAGCAAATGGCCCCTTCTATGCAATCTACTATCCTGTCCTCGCTGCTGTTGGTGTCCCAG CCAATTCGGTGGCAATTGTAATCCTATCAAGAGGCCGTTGTGGTCTTTCTCTTTGCATCAGCTACTACCTCTTGGCAATAGCAGTGACCGATTTCCTTGTCATCATCACTGCCGTCATCCTCAACCGGATAGGCGGCATCTACTTCAGGTACAGTGTCTTATCTACGACCCCTGGTTGCACAGTCAGCAGTGTGCTGGTTTATGCGACTCGAGATGGCTCAGTCTGGCTAACTGTAGCCTTCACTATTGACCGTTTTGTGGCTATTTGCTGCCAGAGACTGAAGACCAGATACTGCAATGAGAAAACAGCTTTGCAGATCATTGTTGTTGTTTGTGCCCTGAGTTTTCTCAAGAATGTGCCGTTCTTCTTCACCTATCAGCCTTTGTATATTATTGAAAACGTTCCCTGGTTCTGCGACATCATAGCCTCCTTCTATATCTCTCCCTTCTGGCAGACCTATCTGTGGCTAGATCGCATCTTAACACCTTTTCTCCCATTTTTCTTCATTATGTTGCTAAATGCCTTGACAGTAAGGCATATTTTAGTGGCAAGTAGAGCTCGTAAGAGGCTGCGGGGTGACCAGAAACATGGAGATCCCGAGATGGTGAACCGTAAGAAGTCTATTGTCTTGCTGTTTGCCATCTCATTTAGCTTCCTCCTTCTGTGGGTCACTTATGTTGGGCATTTCTTCTATGTGCAAATTACGGGTGAGGCCTACTTTACTGGCCTGGATTTCAACGACCCACAATACATTTTTCAAGAGACTACCAACATGCTCCAGCTGCTCAGCTCCTGCACTAATATTTTTATCTATGCAGTGACTCAGACCAAGTTCCGAGAGGAATTAAAATATCTAGTGATGTATCCCTTTATCACAATCATTGGTTGCTTTCATAGGTGA